The Streptomyces europaeiscabiei genome window below encodes:
- a CDS encoding nuclear transport factor 2 family protein, which yields MASEAITTVEAYFDALGTRDMERILVHFAPDATWTIPGDPALTPWAGHRIGPEEIRQSLTAFFAAVEPLSFELRTMAEADGRVLAPGRYCSRFHPSGQVLESEMILRFTVVDALITDYRVFEDSLGITRTYLGEPLTTTPA from the coding sequence ATGGCCAGCGAAGCGATCACCACTGTCGAGGCGTACTTCGACGCCCTCGGCACACGCGACATGGAGCGGATCCTCGTCCACTTCGCTCCCGACGCGACGTGGACGATACCGGGCGACCCGGCGCTGACGCCCTGGGCCGGGCATCGCATCGGGCCGGAGGAGATCCGGCAGTCCCTCACCGCGTTCTTCGCCGCCGTCGAGCCGCTCTCATTCGAACTGCGGACCATGGCGGAGGCCGACGGACGGGTCCTGGCACCCGGCCGGTACTGCTCCCGGTTCCATCCCTCGGGGCAGGTACTAGAAAGCGAGATGATCCTACGTTTCACCGTGGTCGACGCCCTGATCACCGACTATCGCGTCTTCGAGGACTCGCTCGGCATCACCCGGACCTACCTCGGTGAGCCTCTCACCACTACTCCCGCCTGA
- a CDS encoding DUF2255 family protein — MTTWTSDELDRIAGADELEMAPLRRNGTLREPVPIWVVRDGDDLYVRSFRGTDGGWWRTARANHEGHIRSGGVDKDVVFAEVADPEVNDRIDTAYRTKYGRFGGAYVDPMVAARPTTLKLVPR, encoded by the coding sequence ATGACGACATGGACGAGCGACGAGCTCGACCGCATCGCCGGGGCCGACGAGTTGGAGATGGCACCACTCCGGCGTAACGGCACCCTGCGCGAGCCGGTGCCGATCTGGGTCGTCCGCGACGGTGACGACCTGTATGTCCGCTCCTTTCGGGGTACGGACGGCGGCTGGTGGCGCACGGCACGCGCGAACCACGAGGGGCACATCCGATCCGGCGGCGTCGACAAGGACGTCGTCTTCGCCGAGGTGGCGGACCCCGAGGTCAACGACCGTATCGACACCGCGTACCGCACCAAGTACGGCCGATTCGGCGGCGCGTACGTCGATCCCATGGTGGCAGCACGCCCGACGACGCTGAAGCTGGTGCCCAGATGA